A genome region from Setaria italica strain Yugu1 chromosome III, Setaria_italica_v2.0, whole genome shotgun sequence includes the following:
- the LOC101762534 gene encoding probable protein phosphatase 2C 47: protein MVAEAEVMHQAPVPVLEVQYHRCVTKGVDEVVGMSAAAAAVAAPAEVEVEVEVAVEVSRMGLEQPEAAPSVSVEMLQFVPNIRSGSFSDIGPRRYMEDEHIRIDDLSAHLGSLLVCPLPSAFYGVFDGHGGPDAAAYMKRHAMRFLFEDSEFPQASRVDEMYLQSVENSVRRAFLQADLALADDLDISRSSGTTALAALVFGRQLLVANAGDCRAVLCRKGIAMEMSRDHRANYIEECERVAASGGFIEDGYLNGVLSVTRALGDWDMKTPDASASPLIAEPEFRQATLTEEDEFLIMGCDGIWDVMTSQHAVSLVRRGLRQHDDPARCARELVMEAKRLETADNLTVIVVCFVSELGAQQQEQLARPRSCKSLSTEALCNLRSWLETDHR, encoded by the exons atggtggctgaggcggaggtgATGCATCAGGCGCCCGTGCCGGTGCTGGAGGTCCAGTACCACCGGTGCGTGACCAAGGGGGTCGACGAGGTCGTCGGGatgtccgcggcggcggcggctgtggctgCGCCGGCGGAGGTTGAGGTTGAGGTCGAGGTCGCCGTCGAGGTGTCTCGCATG GGGCTGGAGCAACCTGAAGCAGCACCAAGTGTGTCTGTGGAGATGCTACAGTTTGTGCCCAATATCCGGTCTGGTAGTTTTTCGGATATTGGGCCTAGGAGATACATGGAAGATGAACATATCCGGATAGATGATCTTTCTGCTCATCTTGGCTCGCTGTTGGTCTGCCCGTTGCCGAGCGCCTTCTATGGA GTTTTTGATGGCCATGGAGGTCCGGATGCTGCAGCCTACATGAAAAGGCATGCCATGAGGTTCTTGTTCGAGGACAGTGAGTTCCCACAAGCATCGCGGGTTGATGAGATGTACCTTCAGTCTGTTGAGAACTCTGTTCGCAGAGCTTTCCTGCAGGCGGATCTTGCTCTGGCTGATGATTTGGATATCAGCCGCTCTTCTGGAACCACTGCACTCGCTGCATTAGTATTTGGGAG GCAACTGTTGGTTGCAAATGCTGGAGACTGCCGAGCAGTCCTGTGCCGGAAAGGCATAGCCATGGAGATGTCTCGGGATCACAGGGCTAATTACATTGAGGAGTGTGAAAGGGTTGCCGCGTCCGGGGGATTCATTGAGGACGGCTACCTCAACGGTGTCCTTTCTGTGACCCGGGCCCTCGGGGACTGGGACATGAAGACTCCTGATGCTTCGGCATCCCCGCTCATTGCGGAGCCAGAGTTCCGACAGGCCACTCTCACTGAGGAGGACGAGTTCCTCATCATGGGCTGTGATGGGATCTGGGACGTGATGACGAGCCAGCATGCCGTGAGCCTGGTGCGCAGGGGTCTGCGGCAGCATGACGACCCCGCGCGGTGTGCGAGGGAGCTTGTCATGGAGGCGAAGCGGCTAGAGACAGCTGACAATCTGACCGTTATTGTCGTCTGCTTCGTGTCGGAGCTGGGcgcgcagcagcaggagcagctgGCGAGGCCAAGGAGCTGCAAGAGCCTGTCGACCGAGGCACTGTGCAACCTGAGGAGCTGGCTTGAGACCGACCACCGCTAG